The following proteins are encoded in a genomic region of Nitratireductor sp. GISD-1A_MAKvit:
- a CDS encoding 2-hydroxyacid dehydrogenase: MTARKKPLVVITRKLPDQVETRMRELFDARLNLDDKRLTQPELVAAVKEADVLVPTITDRIDAALIAQAGERLKLIANFGNGVDNIDVAAAAKKGITVTNTPNVLNEDTADMTMALMLAVPRRLTEGAELLRSGGEWGGWSPTWMLGHRIWGKRLGIVGMGRVGTAVARRAKAFGLSIHYHNRQRVAPAIEDELEATYWDSLDQMLARMDIISVNCPSTPATFHLLSARRLELMQPRAYVVNTARGDVVDEDALIRLIEEGKLAGAGLDVFEHEPSVNPKLLKLAQKNKIVILPHMGSATIEGRIDMGEKVIINIRTFFDGHRPPDRVLPRNV; encoded by the coding sequence ATGACCGCCAGGAAGAAGCCGCTCGTCGTCATCACCCGCAAGCTCCCGGATCAGGTCGAAACGCGCATGCGCGAGCTGTTCGACGCGCGCCTCAATCTTGATGACAAGCGTTTGACGCAGCCTGAACTGGTGGCTGCGGTAAAGGAAGCCGATGTCTTGGTGCCTACCATCACCGACCGAATCGATGCCGCGCTCATTGCCCAGGCCGGAGAGCGGTTGAAGCTGATTGCCAATTTCGGCAATGGCGTGGACAATATCGATGTTGCCGCGGCGGCCAAGAAAGGCATTACCGTCACCAACACCCCCAATGTGCTCAACGAAGACACGGCGGACATGACCATGGCGCTCATGCTCGCCGTGCCACGCCGCCTGACGGAAGGTGCGGAGCTTCTGCGCAGCGGTGGAGAATGGGGCGGCTGGTCGCCCACATGGATGCTGGGACACCGCATCTGGGGAAAGCGGCTCGGCATTGTCGGTATGGGGCGCGTCGGCACGGCGGTAGCGCGGCGTGCCAAGGCGTTCGGCCTTTCGATCCACTATCACAACCGCCAGCGCGTGGCGCCAGCCATAGAGGATGAGCTTGAGGCAACCTATTGGGACAGTCTCGATCAGATGCTCGCGCGCATGGACATCATTTCTGTCAATTGCCCCTCAACGCCGGCGACGTTTCATCTCCTGTCTGCCCGGCGGCTCGAGCTCATGCAGCCGCGCGCCTATGTCGTCAACACTGCACGTGGCGATGTGGTGGATGAGGATGCATTGATCCGCCTGATCGAAGAAGGCAAGCTGGCAGGTGCAGGGCTCGACGTGTTCGAGCACGAACCGTCGGTCAATCCCAAGCTTCTGAAGCTCGCTCAGAAGAACAAGATCGTCATTCTGCCGCATATGGGCTCGGCCACCATCGAGGGTCGTATCGATATGGGTGAGAAGGTCATCATCAACATCCGCACCTTCTTCGACGGCCATCGCCCCCCAGATCGCGTCCTGCCCAGAAACGTATGA